A single window of Selenomonas sputigena DNA harbors:
- a CDS encoding histidinol-phosphatase HisJ family protein, which yields MIFDSHMHTEVSADSAMKAEDALERAAKLGIGAVFTEHEDMDFPGEKDFTFSPEDYWKKYEALRGKGERLRLGVELGMQEGLAEKNRIFLLRAPFDQVIGSIHTLMGFDLYYETLYEGREKDEVYRFYLKTMAHCVRSHGEFIDILAHIDYIARYAAYLDTELTYAVYGEEIDEVLTALIETDTVLELNTRRFDAPQGKSSLVPIFRRYREMGGREVTLGSDAHNAAAIGFAFREAHEMAESLGLRVVTFFARRKEYC from the coding sequence ATGATATTCGACAGCCACATGCACACGGAAGTCTCCGCTGACTCCGCGATGAAGGCCGAGGACGCACTCGAAAGAGCCGCAAAGCTCGGCATCGGCGCGGTATTCACCGAGCACGAGGACATGGACTTTCCGGGCGAGAAGGACTTCACCTTTTCGCCCGAAGACTATTGGAAGAAGTACGAAGCGCTTCGCGGCAAGGGAGAAAGGCTTCGGCTCGGCGTTGAACTCGGCATGCAGGAAGGCCTTGCCGAAAAGAACCGCATCTTCCTCCTTCGAGCGCCCTTCGATCAGGTCATCGGCTCCATCCACACGCTCATGGGCTTCGATCTCTACTATGAAACGCTCTACGAGGGGCGCGAAAAGGACGAGGTCTACCGGTTCTATCTCAAAACGATGGCGCATTGCGTGCGCTCGCACGGCGAGTTCATCGACATCCTCGCGCACATCGACTACATCGCACGCTATGCTGCCTACCTTGATACGGAACTGACCTATGCGGTTTACGGCGAAGAAATCGACGAGGTGCTCACAGCGCTCATCGAGACGGACACTGTGCTTGAGCTGAACACGCGCCGCTTCGACGCGCCGCAGGGCAAGTCGTCACTCGTGCCGATCTTCCGTCGCTACCGCGAGATGGGCGGGCGCGAGGTGACGCTCGGCTCGGATGCGCACAATGCGGCCGCGATCGGCTTCGCCTTTCGTGAAGCGCACGAGATGGCAGAATCTCTCGGGCTTCGCGTCGTAACTTTTTTTGCCCGCAGGAAGGAATATTGCTGA
- the ahpC gene encoding alkyl hydroperoxide reductase subunit C, producing MSLINKEIGDFAVQAYQNEAFRTVTKADVLGKWSIFFFYPADFTFVCPTELEDLENNYAKFKEADCEVYSVSCDTHFVHKAWHDHSERIKKITYPMLADPTHVLARDFDVLIEDAGLSERGTFIVNPEGKIVAYEVNAGNVGRNADELLRKLQACKFVAEHGDEVCPAKWQPGGETLKPTLDLVGAL from the coding sequence ATGTCGTTAATCAACAAGGAAATCGGAGATTTTGCTGTACAGGCTTACCAGAATGAGGCCTTCCGCACGGTGACGAAGGCGGATGTGCTCGGCAAGTGGAGCATATTCTTCTTCTATCCGGCAGATTTCACGTTCGTTTGCCCGACGGAGCTTGAAGACTTGGAGAACAACTACGCGAAGTTCAAGGAAGCGGACTGCGAGGTCTATTCCGTCTCGTGCGACACGCACTTCGTGCACAAGGCATGGCATGACCATTCCGAGCGCATCAAGAAGATCACCTACCCGATGCTCGCCGATCCGACGCACGTCCTTGCGCGTGACTTCGATGTGCTCATCGAGGACGCCGGCCTTTCCGAGCGCGGCACGTTCATCGTGAACCCCGAGGGCAAGATCGTCGCCTACGAGGTGAACGCGGGCAACGTCGGCCGCAACGCGGACGAGCTTCTGAGAAAGCTGCAGGCATGCAAGTTCGTCGCGGAGCATGGCGACGAGGTTTGCCCGGCGAAGTGGCAGCCCGGCGGCGAGACGCTGAAGCCGACGCTCGACCTCGTGGGAGCGCTCTGA
- a CDS encoding FAD-dependent oxidoreductase has protein sequence MAAEKNELYDAVVIGGGPAGLTAALYLARACCRVLVVEKETFGGQIALTAEVVNYPGSDPTSGADLTAKMHRQAEGFGAEFLLAEVNSLEKKGDTWHVHTSRGDYEAFTVLLATGAHPRQIGFAGEKEFRGHGVAYCATCDGEFFTGKDVFVIGGGFAAAEESVFLTKYAKHVTILVREEDFTCAPATAQPARDNEKISIHFQTEVESVEGDALPRKLTWKNLATGERTVFTPEGGDSFGVFVFAGYQPSTDLVKGLAELDEHGYIVTDRQQRTTVEGLYAAGDVCIKPLRQVVTATGDGALAATEMEKYAMKMEEKTGRRTDHKVCRAAQHTAKDTGKDTGKGEAAAPTTGPFTADMKKQLMTVFDRMERPLHLEVALSDDPRSSELLDFMTQLAEMTDKLSVEITGGMGVPNVRIYNADGSWAGLAFHGVPGGHEFTSFVLGLYNASSAGQKVADEDLARIEKIKEDHHITIMVSLSCTMCPELVTSAQRIATLNPHVKTDVYDLSLFPEIKEQYNIMSVPCFFIDDDAKFYFGKKNISQLLDLLEQEEANA, from the coding sequence ATGGCGGCGGAAAAAAACGAGCTTTATGATGCAGTAGTGATCGGCGGCGGCCCTGCGGGGCTGACCGCCGCGCTTTACTTGGCAAGAGCCTGCTGCCGTGTGCTCGTGGTGGAGAAGGAGACTTTCGGCGGTCAGATCGCCCTGACGGCGGAGGTCGTGAACTATCCGGGCAGCGACCCTACGAGCGGCGCTGACCTCACGGCGAAGATGCACCGTCAGGCGGAAGGCTTCGGCGCGGAGTTCCTGCTCGCCGAAGTCAATTCGCTCGAAAAGAAGGGCGATACTTGGCATGTGCATACGAGCCGCGGCGACTATGAAGCTTTTACCGTACTGCTCGCGACAGGCGCACATCCGCGCCAGATTGGCTTTGCGGGCGAGAAGGAATTTCGCGGGCACGGCGTCGCCTATTGTGCGACGTGCGACGGCGAGTTCTTCACAGGCAAGGATGTATTCGTCATCGGCGGCGGCTTCGCAGCGGCGGAGGAGAGCGTTTTTCTCACGAAGTATGCGAAGCATGTGACGATTCTCGTGCGCGAGGAGGACTTCACATGTGCTCCCGCCACGGCGCAGCCCGCACGCGACAATGAGAAAATTTCGATTCACTTCCAGACGGAGGTCGAGTCGGTCGAGGGAGACGCCCTGCCGCGCAAGCTCACATGGAAGAACCTCGCGACGGGCGAGCGAACGGTGTTTACACCCGAAGGCGGAGATTCCTTCGGGGTGTTCGTGTTCGCGGGCTACCAGCCGTCGACCGATCTCGTCAAGGGACTGGCGGAGCTTGACGAGCATGGCTACATCGTGACCGACCGCCAGCAGCGGACGACGGTCGAAGGGCTCTATGCGGCGGGCGACGTCTGCATCAAGCCGCTCAGACAGGTCGTGACGGCGACGGGCGACGGCGCTCTCGCCGCGACCGAGATGGAAAAGTACGCCATGAAGATGGAAGAAAAGACGGGGCGGAGGACAGATCACAAGGTGTGCCGCGCCGCGCAGCACACAGCGAAGGACACGGGGAAGGACACGGGGAAGGGAGAGGCAGCGGCTCCGACGACCGGCCCCTTCACGGCCGACATGAAGAAGCAGCTCATGACGGTCTTTGATCGCATGGAGCGTCCTCTGCACCTTGAGGTCGCGCTGAGTGACGATCCGCGCTCAAGCGAGCTTCTCGACTTCATGACGCAGCTCGCAGAGATGACGGACAAGCTGTCCGTCGAGATCACAGGCGGCATGGGCGTGCCGAACGTGCGCATCTACAATGCGGACGGCAGCTGGGCGGGACTCGCTTTCCACGGCGTCCCCGGCGGGCACGAGTTCACGAGCTTCGTGCTCGGCCTCTACAACGCTTCGAGCGCCGGACAGAAGGTCGCCGACGAGGATCTCGCACGCATTGAGAAGATCAAGGAGGATCACCATATCACCATCATGGTCAGCCTCTCGTGCACGATGTGCCCCGAACTCGTCACGAGCGCTCAGCGCATCGCGACCCTCAACCCGCATGTCAAGACGGATGTCTACGACTTGAGCCTCTTCCCCGAGATCAAGGAGCAGTACAACATCATGAGCGTGCCGTGCTTCTTCATCGACGACGACGCAAAATTCTACTTCGGCAAGAAGAACATCTCGCAGCTCCTCGACCTGCTCGAACAGGAAGAAGCGAACGCATGA
- a CDS encoding glycoside hydrolase family 32 protein codes for MEYDKKELDARLKDELHHAGHRWRNRFHLELPFGFTGSVKGLVFFQGEYHLFCQWNPFSTEDKNKGWVEFKTRDFVYWTDPKLVLWPTDDNDKGGCGSGCAFINGGNLRVFYTGRREENGKRANRQILGTMTKEGVIRKDMTLIKEQPEGYTDLFQGPHFFVRDSHAYALLGAQAAPADDARGCLLLYREEKGLFHFAGELKTQLGFFGKVWECPALLSFGKHDVLFFSPRGLSDREFDWQNLFQSGYIVGHLSLAGREMIHGKFHELDRGFDFFAPHVGVHEGRALLFGWLSMPHKDEDYPTGEHGWMHTLTLPRVLTLKQGKIFSRPAPELKALRVARSARELSGRAVPSLKTELAYCSEILMNIVMGVAQRIKIELRYGREKVKISYNRETDIVEISREGMKLGGRGVRSFKLYTYHSLAMNIFIDRTAIEIFFQNGEEVASFLVFPEEDVAPVFSVEADAPMEKVMGSIWDLDRLRYGELKQQKRKYRF; via the coding sequence ATGGAATACGACAAGAAGGAACTTGACGCCCGCTTGAAGGACGAGCTGCACCATGCGGGTCACCGCTGGCGCAACCGCTTTCATCTGGAACTGCCGTTCGGCTTCACGGGCAGTGTGAAGGGACTCGTTTTCTTCCAGGGCGAGTACCATCTCTTCTGCCAGTGGAATCCCTTTTCGACCGAGGACAAGAACAAGGGCTGGGTCGAATTCAAGACGCGCGATTTCGTCTACTGGACCGATCCGAAGCTCGTCCTGTGGCCGACGGACGACAACGATAAGGGCGGCTGCGGCTCCGGCTGCGCCTTCATCAACGGCGGGAACTTGCGCGTCTTCTACACGGGCAGACGCGAGGAAAACGGGAAAAGGGCAAACCGCCAGATCCTCGGCACGATGACAAAGGAAGGCGTCATCCGTAAGGACATGACGCTCATCAAGGAGCAGCCCGAAGGCTATACCGACCTCTTCCAAGGGCCGCACTTCTTCGTGCGCGACAGCCACGCTTACGCGCTCCTCGGCGCACAGGCGGCGCCCGCAGACGACGCACGCGGCTGCCTTCTGCTCTATCGAGAGGAGAAGGGACTCTTCCACTTTGCCGGCGAGCTGAAGACACAGCTCGGCTTCTTCGGCAAGGTTTGGGAATGCCCGGCACTCCTCTCCTTCGGCAAGCACGACGTGCTCTTCTTTTCGCCGCGCGGTCTCTCCGATCGCGAGTTCGACTGGCAGAACCTCTTCCAATCGGGCTACATCGTGGGGCATCTGTCTCTTGCGGGACGCGAGATGATCCACGGCAAGTTCCACGAGCTCGATCGCGGCTTCGACTTCTTCGCGCCACATGTGGGCGTGCACGAGGGGCGTGCGCTGCTCTTCGGCTGGCTGAGCATGCCGCACAAGGACGAGGACTATCCGACGGGAGAGCACGGCTGGATGCACACCTTGACCCTGCCGCGCGTCCTGACGCTCAAGCAGGGCAAGATCTTCTCAAGACCCGCACCCGAACTCAAGGCGCTTCGCGTAGCGAGGAGCGCGCGTGAACTTTCGGGACGCGCCGTGCCGTCCCTCAAGACGGAGCTTGCCTACTGCTCGGAGATCCTCATGAACATCGTCATGGGCGTCGCCCAGCGCATCAAGATCGAGCTTCGCTACGGCAGGGAAAAGGTGAAGATCAGCTACAACCGCGAGACGGACATCGTCGAGATCAGCCGCGAGGGAATGAAGCTCGGCGGCCGCGGCGTGCGGAGCTTCAAGCTCTACACCTATCACTCGCTCGCCATGAACATCTTCATCGACCGCACGGCCATCGAGATCTTCTTCCAGAACGGCGAGGAGGTCGCCTCCTTCCTCGTATTCCCCGAAGAGGACGTCGCTCCCGTCTTCTCCGTCGAGGCCGACGCCCCGATGGAAAAGGTCATGGGATCGATCTGGGATCTCGACCGCCTGCGCTACGGAGAGCTCAAGCAGCAGAAGAGAAAGTACAGGTTCTGA
- the dnaB gene encoding replicative DNA helicase — MDRMPPASIEAEQAVLGAMLLKPDAVTTAAEELSADDFYRETHRLIFEAMMELKERAEPVDLVTLTEQLKKADKLAKIGGIPALSLIANSVPTAANVHYHARIVHEKAQLRSLINAATEIAGAAYESADEVEDIMDSAEKRILQVASGKRSKDFVPLQDILLDTLEQIDLRYNNKGSITGLPTGFTELDHLTAGLQKSDLILVAARPSMGKTAFTLNIAAHVVLRAKEPVAFFSLEMSKEQLVQRLLCSEGRIDSQRLRVGELEEKEWGDLIDTANRLSAAPLYIDDTPSITVMELRSKARRLKAEHGLSLIVIDYLQLMQGRTSKSGDNRQQEISEISRSLKALARELNVPVIALSQLSRSVESRQIKRPMLSDLRESGSLEQDADIVMFLYREDYYDPETENKNITEVIIAKHRNGPVDTVDLTFLKQFTKFGNLSRMQ; from the coding sequence ATGGATCGCATGCCGCCCGCAAGCATCGAGGCCGAGCAGGCCGTTCTCGGCGCAATGCTCTTAAAGCCCGATGCCGTGACGACCGCCGCCGAGGAACTGTCGGCGGACGACTTCTACCGCGAGACGCATCGTCTGATCTTCGAGGCCATGATGGAACTCAAGGAGCGCGCGGAGCCTGTCGACCTCGTGACCTTGACCGAGCAGCTCAAGAAGGCGGACAAGCTCGCGAAGATCGGCGGCATCCCCGCGCTGTCCTTGATTGCGAACTCCGTGCCGACGGCGGCGAACGTGCATTACCACGCGCGCATCGTGCATGAGAAGGCGCAGCTTCGCTCGCTGATCAACGCCGCGACGGAAATCGCGGGCGCCGCCTATGAGAGCGCCGACGAAGTCGAGGACATCATGGACAGCGCGGAAAAGCGCATCCTCCAAGTCGCTTCGGGCAAGCGCAGCAAGGACTTCGTGCCGCTGCAGGACATCCTTCTCGACACCTTGGAGCAAATCGATCTGCGCTACAACAACAAGGGCAGCATCACGGGACTGCCGACGGGCTTCACGGAGCTTGACCATCTGACGGCGGGGCTGCAGAAATCCGACCTCATCCTCGTCGCCGCACGCCCCTCGATGGGCAAGACGGCATTCACGCTCAACATCGCGGCGCACGTCGTGCTGCGCGCGAAAGAGCCCGTCGCCTTCTTTTCCCTGGAAATGAGCAAAGAGCAGCTCGTGCAGCGTCTCCTGTGCTCGGAAGGGCGCATCGACTCGCAGCGCCTGCGCGTCGGCGAGCTGGAGGAAAAGGAATGGGGCGACCTCATCGACACGGCGAACCGGCTTTCCGCCGCGCCGCTCTACATCGACGACACGCCCTCGATCACCGTCATGGAACTGCGCTCGAAGGCGCGTCGCCTGAAGGCCGAGCACGGGCTTTCGCTCATCGTCATCGACTATCTGCAGCTCATGCAGGGGCGCACGAGCAAGAGCGGCGACAACCGCCAGCAGGAGATCTCGGAGATCTCGCGCTCCTTAAAGGCACTCGCGCGTGAGCTGAACGTGCCCGTCATCGCGCTCTCGCAGCTTTCGAGAAGCGTCGAGTCGCGCCAGATCAAGCGTCCGATGCTCTCCGACCTGCGCGAATCCGGCTCTTTGGAGCAGGACGCCGACATCGTCATGTTCCTCTACCGCGAGGATTATTACGATCCCGAAACGGAGAACAAGAACATCACGGAAGTCATCATCGCCAAGCACAGGAACGGCCCCGTCGACACCGTCGATCTTACGTTCCTCAAGCAGTTTACGAAGTTCGGCAATCTCTCACGCATGCAATAG
- the lonC gene encoding Lon family ATP-dependent protease, whose translation MLKFFKRLFSSPAAPAPEPQADAAAERLDREIDALYSILADEAGSDRLVIKAGKMDAMRLMRSPVRGERVLALERIVYENPTIERVPTESEIPAILVELSERIADIMARRSMEDKIEQKIQEKLEENHQDYVQDIRMQVLKDEKSAIESPQAAKKREELEALEKVHLTQSVMELLRPKTLEEIVGQERAVKALASKLASPYPQHLLLYGPPGVGKTTAARIVLEAVKKEAHSPFAANAPFVETDGTTLRWDSRDMTNPLLGSVHDPIYQGARRDLADGGIPEPKPGMVTEAHGGILFIDEIGEMDEMLQNKLLKVLEDKRAFFESAYYDHTDEKVPPYIRKLFEEGAPADFVLIGATTRDASHVNPALRSRCAEIYFEPLTPKHIEEIVQNAAKKLKVEVAEEVVRLISEYTTEGRKAINILADAYSLALSRTKEGEDVKISKGDIYEVAQVSRLYQFVTKKASKKPEVGHVFGLGVAGFLGSVIEIEAVVFPAEEKGKGQVRFNETAGSMAKDSVFNAASVLRHLTGKSIHDYDVHINVIGGGNIDGPSAGTAILAALVSAVTEKPLRQDVAVTGEISLAGRVRPVGGVFEKAYGAKQAGIRTLVIPKENDKDIPEGHLGLDIHAVETAEEAFAVLFAPEADGEPLRLKLEKPQTSKKDRADSATIDAENSAESSLEKSKEAV comes from the coding sequence ATGCTGAAATTTTTCAAGCGTCTTTTCTCAAGCCCCGCTGCGCCCGCGCCTGAACCTCAGGCCGACGCAGCGGCAGAGCGCCTCGACCGCGAGATCGACGCGCTCTATTCGATTCTCGCCGACGAGGCGGGATCGGACAGGCTCGTCATCAAGGCGGGCAAGATGGATGCCATGCGCCTCATGCGCTCGCCCGTTCGCGGCGAGCGCGTTCTTGCGCTTGAGCGCATCGTTTACGAGAACCCGACGATCGAGCGCGTGCCGACGGAGTCGGAGATTCCCGCCATCCTCGTCGAGCTTTCCGAGCGCATCGCCGACATCATGGCGCGGCGCAGCATGGAGGACAAAATCGAGCAGAAGATTCAGGAAAAGCTTGAAGAGAACCATCAGGACTATGTGCAGGACATCCGCATGCAGGTCTTGAAGGACGAGAAAAGCGCGATCGAGTCGCCGCAGGCGGCGAAGAAGCGCGAGGAACTCGAAGCGCTCGAAAAGGTTCACCTCACGCAGTCCGTCATGGAGCTTCTGCGCCCCAAGACGCTCGAAGAGATCGTCGGCCAGGAGCGTGCCGTCAAGGCGCTCGCCTCGAAGCTTGCCTCGCCCTACCCGCAGCACCTCCTGCTCTACGGGCCTCCGGGCGTCGGCAAGACGACGGCGGCGCGCATCGTCCTCGAAGCCGTCAAAAAGGAGGCGCACTCGCCTTTTGCCGCGAACGCGCCCTTCGTCGAGACGGACGGCACGACGCTGCGCTGGGATTCGCGCGACATGACGAACCCGCTCTTAGGCTCGGTGCACGATCCGATCTATCAAGGTGCGCGCCGCGACCTCGCCGACGGCGGCATCCCCGAGCCGAAGCCCGGCATGGTCACGGAAGCGCACGGCGGCATCCTCTTCATCGACGAGATCGGCGAGATGGACGAAATGCTGCAGAACAAGCTCCTGAAGGTGCTCGAAGACAAGCGTGCCTTCTTCGAGTCCGCCTACTACGACCATACGGATGAGAAGGTGCCGCCCTACATTCGGAAGCTCTTCGAGGAGGGCGCACCGGCCGACTTCGTGCTCATCGGCGCGACGACGCGCGACGCCTCGCACGTCAACCCTGCGCTGCGCTCGCGCTGCGCGGAAATCTACTTCGAGCCTCTGACGCCCAAGCACATCGAGGAGATCGTGCAGAATGCGGCGAAGAAGCTCAAGGTCGAGGTCGCAGAGGAAGTCGTGCGCCTCATCAGCGAGTATACGACGGAAGGCCGCAAGGCGATCAACATCCTCGCCGACGCCTACAGCCTCGCGCTCTCGCGCACGAAAGAAGGCGAAGATGTCAAGATCTCCAAGGGCGACATCTACGAGGTCGCACAGGTCAGCCGCCTCTACCAGTTCGTGACGAAGAAGGCTTCGAAGAAACCCGAGGTCGGGCACGTCTTCGGACTCGGCGTCGCGGGATTCCTAGGCTCTGTCATCGAGATCGAGGCCGTCGTCTTCCCCGCCGAGGAAAAGGGCAAGGGACAGGTGCGCTTCAACGAGACGGCGGGCAGCATGGCGAAGGACTCCGTATTCAACGCGGCCTCCGTGCTGCGCCATCTGACGGGCAAGAGCATCCACGACTACGACGTGCACATCAACGTCATCGGCGGCGGCAACATCGACGGCCCGAGCGCGGGCACGGCGATCCTCGCGGCGCTCGTCAGCGCCGTGACGGAGAAGCCGCTCAGGCAGGACGTCGCGGTCACGGGCGAAATCTCACTCGCTGGCCGCGTGCGCCCCGTCGGCGGCGTCTTTGAAAAGGCGTACGGCGCGAAGCAGGCGGGCATCCGGACGCTCGTCATCCCGAAGGAGAACGACAAGGACATCCCCGAGGGTCACTTGGGGCTTGACATCCACGCCGTCGAGACAGCGGAGGAAGCCTTCGCCGTGCTCTTTGCGCCCGAGGCGGACGGCGAGCCGCTGCGGCTGAAACTCGAAAAGCCGCAGACCAGCAAAAAAGACCGCGCCGACAGCGCGACGATTGACGCGGAAAACTCCGCTGAATCATCGCTCGAAAAGTCAAAGGAGGCCGTCTGA
- the rplI gene encoding 50S ribosomal protein L9, producing the protein MKVILQQDVKKVGSKGDIVEVSEGYGRNFLLPKKLAVEATAANLETAKQKANSAARKKQQATDEAHLLAAQLEKVSVKVAVRIGEGGKLFGSVTGKDVADALAKEHGIDVDRRKISLKSEVTGAGEYEAVIKVHPEIQSTIRVLVVAE; encoded by the coding sequence ATGAAAGTGATATTGCAGCAGGACGTCAAGAAGGTCGGAAGCAAGGGTGACATCGTCGAGGTTTCGGAAGGCTACGGCAGGAACTTCCTGCTGCCCAAGAAGCTCGCCGTCGAAGCGACGGCAGCGAACCTTGAGACGGCGAAGCAGAAGGCGAATTCCGCCGCAAGGAAGAAGCAGCAGGCGACCGACGAGGCGCACCTTCTGGCCGCGCAGCTCGAAAAGGTCAGCGTCAAGGTCGCCGTGCGCATCGGCGAAGGCGGCAAGCTCTTCGGCTCGGTCACGGGCAAGGATGTCGCCGACGCGCTCGCCAAGGAGCACGGCATCGACGTCGACCGCCGCAAGATTTCGCTGAAGAGCGAGGTCACGGGCGCGGGCGAGTACGAGGCAGTGATCAAGGTGCATCCCGAGATTCAGAGCACGATCCGCGTTCTCGTCGTTGCCGAATGA
- a CDS encoding DHH family phosphoesterase, protein MPRNLSAWVDACVHLATLLALVLVLSYYNTYVASIAFVVWLLVALFARERCRARKLAFDTYCRDVVRNVSEVTNFAIERLPQAVVIVNPEGRIAWTNSIAKEYLGANPEPGLSLKDFWPGVILEPIWGASGEYVFAHEAHYYKVRYRPIVTSDDIQGLMALYVEDWTEYEEMRIFFKNSRAVLAYIQIDNFDEVMQGLSEAERTALLFEANRRLDEWLKGLGGFMRRVSDDLYVAVLERKSLDRAIEEHFDILDRVRNLQSTNRLPLTLSMGLAVAEEQSMEELGREAQAGLDLALGRGGDQVAVRMGGKNQFFGGKAKAVEKHTRVKARVVAHAVREIIENADEVFIMGHHNEDFDCFGAAIGVAKMAHELKKPVHIVLSDMNEGIDKLTDLLRDAPEYEGLLIRAEDLETIDSLNPVLFVVDTHIPHLVAAPVLLERIAQVIVIDHHRRSGESFIKSPLLVYIEPASSSTSELVTELLMYFNDDLVLSRLAATALYSGIVVDTKNFTVQTGIRTFEAAAYLRRGGADPVVVRHLFRADFDTEKALSAAKAGARLFPGGLITARFPAVIPNVQAIAGQVADALLRIEGVRMSLVFFQLDADTVGISARSTGELNMQVIMESFGGGGHQNVAGAQVKGEPLASIEERAIAISEKHIEENDKDESDIAAGRQEGRKQG, encoded by the coding sequence TTGCCCCGAAATCTGTCGGCGTGGGTGGACGCCTGCGTCCATCTCGCCACTTTGCTGGCACTTGTTTTGGTGCTGTCTTATTACAACACTTATGTAGCTTCGATCGCTTTTGTCGTCTGGCTGCTCGTCGCGCTCTTCGCGCGCGAGCGCTGCCGGGCGCGCAAGCTCGCCTTTGACACCTACTGCCGCGACGTCGTGCGCAACGTCAGCGAGGTGACGAACTTCGCGATCGAGCGTCTGCCGCAGGCAGTCGTCATCGTCAACCCCGAGGGGCGCATCGCTTGGACGAACAGTATCGCCAAAGAGTATCTGGGGGCAAATCCCGAGCCGGGACTTTCCCTCAAGGATTTCTGGCCGGGCGTCATATTAGAGCCGATCTGGGGCGCGTCGGGCGAGTATGTGTTCGCCCATGAAGCGCACTATTACAAGGTGCGCTACCGCCCCATCGTGACGTCGGACGACATCCAGGGCCTCATGGCGCTCTATGTGGAAGACTGGACGGAATACGAGGAGATGCGCATCTTCTTCAAGAACAGCCGCGCCGTACTCGCCTACATCCAGATTGACAATTTCGACGAGGTCATGCAGGGACTTTCCGAGGCGGAGCGCACGGCGCTGCTCTTCGAGGCGAACCGCCGTCTCGACGAATGGCTCAAGGGACTCGGCGGCTTCATGCGCCGCGTGAGCGACGATCTCTACGTCGCCGTGCTGGAGCGAAAATCCCTTGACCGCGCGATCGAGGAGCACTTCGACATCCTCGACCGCGTGCGCAACCTGCAGAGCACGAACCGCCTGCCGCTGACGCTTTCCATGGGGCTTGCCGTCGCGGAAGAGCAGTCGATGGAAGAGCTTGGCCGAGAAGCGCAGGCGGGACTCGACCTCGCACTCGGGCGCGGCGGAGACCAAGTCGCTGTGCGCATGGGCGGCAAGAACCAGTTCTTCGGCGGCAAGGCGAAGGCGGTCGAGAAACATACGCGCGTCAAGGCGCGCGTCGTCGCCCATGCCGTGCGCGAGATCATCGAGAATGCCGACGAAGTCTTCATCATGGGACACCACAACGAGGACTTCGACTGCTTCGGCGCAGCGATCGGCGTGGCGAAGATGGCGCACGAACTCAAAAAGCCCGTTCATATCGTCTTGAGCGATATGAATGAGGGCATCGACAAGCTCACCGATCTTTTGCGGGACGCGCCCGAATACGAGGGCCTGCTCATTCGTGCCGAGGACTTGGAGACGATCGATTCCTTGAATCCCGTGCTCTTCGTCGTCGACACGCACATCCCGCACCTCGTCGCCGCGCCCGTGCTCCTAGAGCGCATCGCGCAGGTCATCGTCATCGACCACCATCGCCGCTCGGGCGAGAGCTTCATCAAGTCGCCGTTGCTCGTCTATATCGAGCCGGCATCGAGCTCGACGAGCGAGCTTGTGACGGAGCTTTTGATGTACTTCAACGACGACCTCGTGCTCTCGCGCCTCGCGGCGACAGCGCTCTATTCGGGCATCGTCGTCGATACGAAGAACTTTACCGTGCAGACGGGCATCCGCACCTTCGAGGCGGCGGCCTATCTTCGGCGAGGCGGCGCGGATCCCGTCGTCGTACGTCACCTTTTCCGTGCGGACTTCGATACGGAGAAGGCGCTTTCCGCGGCGAAAGCGGGAGCGCGTCTTTTCCCCGGCGGACTCATCACGGCACGATTCCCTGCCGTCATCCCGAATGTGCAGGCGATCGCAGGCCAGGTCGCAGACGCGCTCCTTCGCATCGAGGGCGTGCGCATGAGCCTCGTCTTCTTCCAGCTCGACGCTGACACCGTCGGCATCAGCGCCCGCTCTACGGGCGAGCTGAACATGCAGGTCATCATGGAAAGCTTCGGCGGCGGCGGTCATCAGAACGTCGCGGGCGCACAGGTCAAGGGCGAGCCGCTCGCCTCGATCGAGGAACGCGCCATCGCCATCAGTGAGAAACATATAGAGGAGAATGATAAAGATGAAAGTGATATTGCAGCAGGACGTCAAGAAGGTCGGAAGCAAGGGTGA